Proteins encoded in a region of the Flavobacterium sp. MDT1-60 genome:
- a CDS encoding YggS family pyridoxal phosphate-dependent enzyme, which produces MSIASNLNTIKSTLPENVTLVAVSKTKPVSDLMQAYEAGQRIFGENKIQEMAEKWEEMPKDIQWHMIGHVQTNKVKFMAPFVSLIHGVDSLKLLQEINKQALKNNRIIDCLLQIYIAEEESKFGLDENELNELISSSEFKELKNIRTLGLMGMATFTEDQNQIKKEFQHLKSIFDSIQNDNFSIISMGMSGDYQLAIECGSTMVRIGSSIFGNR; this is translated from the coding sequence ATGTCAATAGCATCAAATTTAAATACAATCAAATCCACATTACCAGAAAATGTAACTCTTGTTGCTGTTTCTAAAACCAAACCCGTTTCAGACTTAATGCAAGCCTATGAAGCTGGTCAACGCATTTTTGGAGAAAACAAAATCCAGGAAATGGCCGAGAAATGGGAAGAAATGCCAAAAGACATTCAATGGCACATGATTGGTCATGTTCAAACGAATAAAGTCAAATTTATGGCACCTTTTGTGAGTTTGATCCATGGTGTAGACAGTTTGAAATTATTGCAGGAAATCAACAAACAAGCTTTAAAAAATAATAGAATTATTGATTGCCTGCTTCAGATATATATTGCTGAAGAAGAATCTAAATTTGGTTTGGACGAAAACGAATTAAATGAACTTATTTCTTCATCAGAGTTCAAAGAACTCAAAAATATTCGTACCTTAGGTTTAATGGGAATGGCAACATTTACAGAAGATCAAAACCAAATCAAAAAAGAATTCCAACATTTAAAATCGATTTTTGATTCGATTCAAAATGATAATTTTTCAATTATTTCCATGGGAATGTCCGGCGATTATCAACTTGCTATAGAATGTGGCAGCACAATGGTGCGCATTGGAAGCAGCATTTTTGGAAACCGCTGA
- a CDS encoding sensor histidine kinase KdpD — MNKLFFRILVLLMSLSLIGIILVQVFWFNSSFKNNDEQFKYHVTQVIGNVADKLEQQEEYSFYDKYNRIKDSTGKIPKKEDLLEVLYVQRNTKTNKTIVYSNTLTSEDYDISGSLFNKKFSSERFKNFSSKRVTEVYNNNNGIDNNPLGQSIIPDLKIEKSGSLDILNKVQQQIQYKDIASLTPIEGRITKDKLNKLLKKELEEYGVKTKFEFGVLNSGLPTKVKSDGFHFDKDASYHIPIYTDNEGNSKYELYITFPYKKKFLLSELLSITILSIVFTLIIIIAYTSALNQLLRQKHISEIKTDFINNMTHEFKTPIATINLALDAIKNPKIIEDKEKVFRYLQMIRDENKRMHAQVENVLRISKLEKRELDITKEPTAIHDIIDDAIEHVNLILEDRHGTVVKHLNASRTTCLINEVHFTNVLVNILENAIKYSPDVPEIEIFTENIKDMILIKVKDNGLGMSKVAQKRVFEKFYREHTGDLHNVKGHGLGLAYVKRIVEDHNGQVYVESEKGKGSTFIIKIPLIN; from the coding sequence ATGAATAAATTATTTTTTAGAATACTTGTTTTGCTCATGAGCTTGTCCTTAATAGGGATTATTCTGGTTCAGGTATTTTGGTTCAACTCTTCGTTCAAAAATAATGATGAACAATTTAAATATCACGTTACTCAGGTAATTGGTAATGTTGCTGATAAACTTGAGCAGCAAGAAGAATACAGTTTTTATGATAAATATAATCGTATAAAAGATAGTACTGGTAAAATCCCTAAAAAAGAAGATTTACTGGAAGTTCTTTATGTACAGAGAAATACCAAAACAAACAAAACAATTGTATATTCTAATACACTGACCTCTGAAGATTATGATATAAGTGGCTCATTGTTTAATAAAAAATTCAGTAGCGAAAGGTTTAAGAATTTTAGTTCGAAACGCGTAACTGAAGTTTATAATAACAACAATGGTATTGATAATAATCCTTTAGGACAAAGTATTATTCCGGATTTAAAAATCGAGAAATCAGGAAGCTTAGATATTTTAAATAAAGTACAGCAACAAATTCAATATAAAGATATTGCTTCTTTAACGCCAATTGAAGGAAGAATTACAAAAGACAAGCTTAATAAGTTATTAAAAAAGGAATTAGAAGAATATGGTGTAAAAACCAAATTTGAATTCGGTGTTCTTAACAGTGGTTTACCAACAAAAGTAAAATCGGATGGTTTTCATTTTGATAAAGATGCAAGCTATCACATTCCGATATATACTGATAATGAAGGAAATAGTAAGTATGAATTATATATAACCTTTCCTTATAAAAAGAAATTTTTGTTATCAGAGTTATTAAGCATAACAATATTATCAATCGTTTTTACACTGATTATAATAATTGCATATACCAGTGCATTAAACCAATTGTTGCGTCAAAAACATATTTCTGAAATTAAAACAGATTTTATAAATAATATGACGCATGAGTTTAAAACTCCAATTGCAACAATAAATTTGGCCTTGGATGCGATTAAAAATCCGAAGATTATTGAAGATAAAGAAAAGGTTTTTAGATATCTTCAAATGATCAGAGATGAAAATAAAAGAATGCATGCTCAGGTTGAAAACGTTCTTCGTATCTCTAAATTAGAAAAAAGAGAACTGGATATTACAAAAGAACCAACTGCAATTCATGATATTATTGATGATGCAATTGAACATGTAAATTTAATTTTAGAAGATAGACATGGTACGGTTGTAAAACATCTAAATGCTTCAAGAACGACGTGTTTGATAAATGAAGTGCATTTTACAAATGTATTGGTAAATATTTTAGAGAATGCCATAAAGTATTCTCCGGATGTTCCTGAAATTGAAATTTTTACAGAAAACATAAAGGATATGATTCTGATAAAAGTTAAAGATAATGGATTAGGAATGAGTAAGGTGGCTCAAAAAAGAGTTTTTGAGAAATTTTACAGAGAACATACTGGAGATTTACATAACGTAAAAGGACATGGTTTAGGTCTTGCTTATGTAAAAAGAATAGTTGAAGATCACAATGGTCAAGTATATGTTGAAAGCGAAAAAGGAAAAGGTAGCACCTTTATAATAAAAATACCATTAATAAATTAA
- a CDS encoding ion transporter: MTKMKSKYESFREKIKVVLYGTDTILGRLFDLVLLGLILLSVLLVMMETVQGINQKYHSQLIICEWIITVFFTIEYILRIISIQKPIKYIFSFYGIIDLLAVLPMYLSIFFPGASILSVIRALRFFRLFKILHIPQISHQSLQLRDAIEASKEKILVFIYFVLISTVIIGSIMYMIEGKESGFTSIPASIYWTIVTLTTVGYGDISPITPLGQFVASLVMILGYGIIAVPTGIVTAEFAKNSLKNNNTVSGKKTCKNCNSQVHFDNARYCYECGTELPNN; this comes from the coding sequence ATGACAAAAATGAAATCCAAATACGAAAGCTTTAGAGAAAAAATAAAAGTAGTTCTTTACGGAACAGATACCATTCTTGGACGCCTTTTTGATCTGGTGCTACTCGGATTAATTCTATTAAGTGTTCTTTTGGTCATGATGGAAACCGTTCAGGGAATCAACCAAAAATACCATTCTCAACTCATTATCTGTGAATGGATAATCACCGTCTTTTTTACCATCGAGTATATTTTGCGTATTATTTCCATTCAAAAACCAATAAAATATATTTTTAGTTTTTATGGTATTATAGATTTACTTGCTGTACTACCGATGTATCTGTCAATATTTTTCCCGGGAGCGAGTATTTTATCGGTCATAAGAGCTTTACGTTTCTTCCGATTATTCAAAATACTTCACATTCCTCAAATTTCACATCAGTCCCTTCAACTGCGTGATGCGATTGAAGCCAGTAAAGAAAAAATTCTGGTTTTTATCTATTTTGTATTGATCAGCACCGTAATTATCGGCTCTATTATGTACATGATAGAAGGCAAAGAAAGCGGTTTTACAAGTATTCCGGCTAGCATTTACTGGACTATAGTAACCTTAACAACAGTTGGTTATGGCGACATTTCACCTATAACGCCTTTAGGACAATTTGTTGCTTCATTGGTCATGATTTTAGGTTACGGAATTATTGCAGTTCCCACCGGAATTGTTACTGCAGAGTTTGCAAAAAACAGTTTAAAAAATAATAATACAGTAAGCGGAAAGAAAACTTGCAAAAACTGCAACTCTCAGGTTCATTTTGATAATGCCAGATATTGTTACGAATGTGGAACAGAATTACCAAATAATTAA
- the prfH gene encoding peptide chain release factor H — MEKIIQITAGRGPAECTWVVAQVLKKVLEEAQEQQLETTLLQREVGSENGTVETATISVKGKNAATFANSWIGTIQWIGQSPFRKMHKRKNWFIGIFEIEPQKNSSVSENDIQYQAMRSSGAGGQHVNKVSSAVRATHIPTGIAVVSMDSRSQHQNKKRATERLLKKLEDETLQQLKNHVGQQWENQLHIERGNPVRVFTGSDFKNNKVEKGYKGTRQKLKQDLRNENN, encoded by the coding sequence ATGGAAAAAATAATTCAGATAACGGCAGGTCGCGGACCTGCGGAATGCACTTGGGTGGTTGCCCAAGTGCTTAAAAAAGTGTTGGAAGAAGCTCAGGAACAGCAATTGGAAACGACGTTATTACAAAGAGAAGTTGGTTCTGAAAATGGAACTGTTGAAACGGCAACAATTTCTGTAAAAGGGAAAAATGCAGCGACATTTGCGAATTCCTGGATTGGAACTATTCAATGGATTGGACAGAGTCCGTTTCGTAAAATGCACAAACGTAAAAATTGGTTTATTGGTATTTTTGAGATTGAACCACAAAAAAATAGTTCAGTTTCAGAAAATGATATTCAGTATCAGGCCATGCGGAGTTCCGGTGCCGGTGGGCAACACGTTAATAAAGTGAGTTCGGCGGTTCGGGCAACGCATATTCCAACAGGAATTGCAGTTGTTTCTATGGACAGCCGTTCGCAACACCAAAACAAAAAACGGGCAACAGAAAGATTATTAAAAAAATTAGAAGACGAAACTTTGCAGCAACTTAAAAATCATGTTGGTCAACAATGGGAAAATCAACTGCATATTGAACGTGGAAATCCTGTTAGGGTTTTTACCGGAAGTGATTTCAAAAATAATAAAGTAGAGAAAGGTTACAAAGGAACTCGTCAGAAATTAAAACAAGATTTACGAAATGAAAACAATTGA
- the miaA gene encoding tRNA (adenosine(37)-N6)-dimethylallyltransferase MiaA produces MKYLITIVGPTAIGKTALSIALAQHFNCEIISCDSRQFFKEMTIGTAVPNQVELKSATHHFIQNKSIFENYTVGDYEKEALLKLEELFQKNDFAILIGGSGLYVDALLKGFDEFPEINPEVRSEVNSNYEKLGITYLQEQLQRLDPDYFQKITLENPQTLQNPQRMMRFVEVCIGTQKPYSSFLNQKKNNRNFTPILIGLEADRKIIYDRINQRVEIMMNEGLLDEAKALHPNKALNALQTVGYRELFSYFDGEFSLPFAIEEIKKNTRRFSKRQLTWFKRNENTKWFDYAADRKNIINYIENLIT; encoded by the coding sequence ATGAAATACTTAATTACCATTGTCGGACCAACAGCTATAGGCAAAACAGCCTTAAGCATTGCTTTGGCACAGCATTTCAATTGTGAGATAATCTCCTGTGACAGCCGTCAGTTTTTTAAAGAGATGACTATCGGGACAGCGGTTCCAAATCAAGTAGAATTAAAATCGGCAACACATCATTTTATTCAAAACAAATCCATTTTCGAGAATTATACCGTTGGAGATTATGAAAAAGAAGCCCTTTTAAAATTAGAAGAATTATTTCAGAAGAATGATTTTGCTATTTTAATTGGTGGTTCAGGTTTATACGTAGACGCTCTTTTAAAAGGGTTTGATGAATTTCCTGAAATAAATCCTGAAGTTCGTTCTGAAGTAAATTCAAATTATGAAAAACTTGGAATTACGTATTTACAAGAGCAATTACAACGTTTAGATCCGGACTATTTTCAAAAAATAACTTTAGAAAATCCACAAACACTTCAAAATCCACAGCGAATGATGCGTTTTGTAGAAGTTTGTATCGGGACTCAAAAACCATATTCTTCTTTTTTAAACCAGAAGAAAAACAACCGAAACTTCACTCCTATTCTAATTGGTTTAGAAGCAGATAGAAAAATAATTTATGATCGTATTAACCAGCGTGTTGAGATTATGATGAATGAAGGTTTATTGGATGAAGCGAAAGCTTTGCATCCTAATAAAGCCTTAAATGCGCTTCAAACGGTGGGTTATAGAGAATTATTTAGTTATTTTGACGGAGAATTTTCGTTGCCATTTGCCATCGAAGAAATCAAGAAAAATACCAGAAGATTTTCCAAAAGACAATTAACATGGTTTAAAAGAAACGAAAACACGAAATGGTTTGATTACGCAGCAGATAGAAAAAATATCATCAATTACATAGAAAATCTTATAACGTAA
- a CDS encoding RtcB family protein → MGNKLSGKDLIKLGFPKNNSINIALGQINRYRKREKKESILTEAKEVLLHPEKYEGHGTWGKVAEGLINPVHVRMHQLKNTRAPFTIFGENEIDQQAKFQLYDSLKLPISIAGALMPDAHSGYGLPIGGVLATDNAVIPYGVGVDIGCRMSLSIFDLPASYFKGKEHQLEAILKDNTKFGMNEVHASRVDHEVFYKSEFQDIPLLKNLLPKAYKQLGSSGGGNHFVEFGIAKIDNPENEWKLGVGEYFAVLSHSGSRGLGANIAKHYTYLATKQCPLPKNVQHLAWLDLNTHDGQEYWLAMNLAGEYAKACHDDIHRRIAKAIGKRVVVTIENHHNFAWKEMVIGKECIVHRKGATPAAEGQLGIIPGSMTAPGYIVKGKGNAESLNSASHGAGRLFSRAKCKSTFTQSEIKKVLKANDVTLIGGNIDEAPMAYKDITKVMGNQTELVEVLGTFTPRIVRMDR, encoded by the coding sequence ATGGGAAATAAATTATCCGGAAAAGACCTGATTAAATTAGGCTTTCCGAAAAACAATTCAATAAATATCGCCTTAGGGCAAATAAATAGATATAGAAAAAGAGAAAAAAAAGAATCTATTCTAACAGAAGCCAAAGAAGTTTTGCTTCATCCTGAAAAGTATGAAGGACACGGAACCTGGGGTAAAGTTGCTGAAGGTTTGATAAATCCAGTTCATGTAAGAATGCATCAGCTGAAAAATACACGAGCGCCTTTTACCATATTTGGAGAAAATGAAATTGATCAACAAGCTAAGTTTCAGTTGTATGATTCTTTAAAATTACCAATTTCGATAGCAGGAGCTTTAATGCCAGACGCACATTCAGGTTATGGATTACCAATTGGCGGTGTTTTAGCAACAGATAATGCTGTTATACCATATGGAGTTGGAGTTGATATCGGATGTAGAATGAGCCTTTCGATTTTTGATTTGCCGGCATCCTATTTTAAAGGAAAAGAACATCAGTTAGAAGCAATTTTGAAAGATAATACCAAATTCGGGATGAATGAAGTTCATGCTTCAAGAGTAGATCATGAAGTTTTTTACAAAAGTGAATTTCAGGATATTCCGTTGTTAAAAAATCTTTTGCCAAAAGCTTACAAGCAATTGGGAAGTTCAGGCGGAGGAAACCATTTTGTTGAATTTGGAATTGCAAAAATTGACAATCCTGAAAATGAATGGAAGTTGGGAGTTGGTGAATATTTCGCTGTTCTTTCGCATAGCGGATCGCGAGGTTTGGGTGCAAATATTGCGAAACATTACACGTATCTGGCAACAAAACAATGTCCGTTACCTAAAAATGTGCAGCATTTAGCCTGGCTTGATTTAAATACACATGATGGTCAGGAATATTGGCTGGCGATGAATTTAGCAGGAGAATATGCAAAAGCCTGTCACGATGATATTCACAGAAGAATTGCCAAAGCTATTGGAAAAAGAGTAGTGGTAACAATTGAAAACCATCACAATTTTGCATGGAAAGAAATGGTAATTGGAAAAGAATGTATCGTACATAGAAAAGGCGCAACTCCGGCTGCAGAAGGGCAATTGGGAATTATTCCCGGTTCGATGACGGCTCCCGGCTATATCGTGAAAGGAAAAGGAAATGCGGAGAGTTTAAATTCGGCTTCGCACGGTGCAGGTCGATTATTTTCGAGAGCTAAATGCAAAAGTACTTTTACACAGAGTGAAATTAAAAAGGTTTTGAAAGCTAATGATGTCACTTTAATTGGAGGAAATATTGATGAAGCTCCGATGGCGTACAAAGACATTACAAAAGTGATGGGAAATCAAACGGAATTGGTTGAAGTTCTGGGAACTTTTACTCCGAGAATTGTTCGAATGGATCGTTAA
- a CDS encoding exonuclease domain-containing protein, translating into MYAILDIETTGGQFNEEGITEIAIYKFDGHEVVDQFISLVNPEIPIQPFVVKLTGINNAMLHSAPKFFEVAKRIIEITSDCIIVAHNASFDYRILRTEFRRLGYDFEAKTLCTVELAKKLIPEQPSYSLGKLVRALGIPMADRHRASGDAMATTKLFKMLLEKDLEKTIVKDFIKLEVEKGIAPKLLDLVGQMPTKTGVYYIHNESGTLIYIGKSQNIRKRVNQHFTGITTKSKKIQAEVFTITYDETGSELIALLKESEEVKINRPRHNRSQKKTVFPFALYAEKDSNGYLNIKLQKADGRKKEITSFASLQEGKNMLFKFTEKYHLCQKLTGLYQTKKECFQYKIKECDGACIGEVSPEIYNTRVQQFISENSFENKSMILLDRGRNINERSAVLIENGIYKGYAFYDLNYQITNIEILKNILIPMQNNRDVKNIIQNYMRKSRSIKILHF; encoded by the coding sequence TTGTACGCAATACTAGACATAGAAACCACTGGAGGCCAGTTTAATGAAGAAGGAATTACCGAAATTGCCATTTATAAATTTGATGGACATGAAGTAGTTGACCAATTCATTAGCCTTGTTAATCCTGAAATTCCGATTCAGCCTTTTGTGGTGAAATTAACCGGAATCAATAATGCTATGTTGCATTCAGCTCCAAAATTCTTTGAAGTTGCAAAACGAATCATCGAAATCACATCAGATTGTATTATTGTAGCACACAACGCTTCTTTTGATTACCGAATTTTACGTACCGAATTCAGACGCTTAGGATACGATTTCGAAGCCAAAACACTTTGCACTGTTGAATTGGCTAAAAAATTAATTCCGGAACAACCTTCTTACAGTTTAGGAAAATTAGTGCGTGCACTCGGAATTCCGATGGCAGATCGTCATCGCGCCAGTGGAGATGCTATGGCAACGACTAAGTTGTTTAAAATGCTTTTAGAAAAAGACTTAGAGAAAACGATTGTAAAAGATTTTATTAAACTCGAAGTTGAAAAAGGTATTGCACCAAAATTATTAGATCTGGTCGGCCAAATGCCAACTAAAACGGGTGTATATTACATTCATAACGAAAGCGGGACCTTAATATATATAGGAAAAAGTCAGAATATTAGAAAAAGGGTAAATCAACATTTCACTGGAATCACAACAAAAAGCAAAAAAATCCAGGCTGAAGTTTTCACTATAACATATGATGAAACCGGAAGCGAATTAATTGCGCTTTTAAAAGAAAGTGAAGAAGTAAAAATAAACCGCCCGAGACACAATCGCTCACAGAAGAAAACGGTATTTCCATTTGCTTTGTATGCGGAAAAAGATTCAAATGGCTATTTGAATATAAAACTTCAAAAAGCTGATGGTCGCAAAAAAGAAATCACCTCATTTGCTTCTTTACAGGAAGGCAAAAATATGCTTTTCAAGTTCACTGAAAAGTATCATCTATGCCAAAAGTTAACAGGATTATATCAAACTAAAAAAGAGTGTTTTCAATACAAAATCAAAGAATGTGATGGAGCTTGTATTGGTGAAGTTAGTCCTGAAATCTACAATACACGTGTACAACAATTCATTTCTGAAAATAGTTTTGAAAACAAAAGCATGATTTTGCTTGACAGAGGAAGGAACATCAACGAACGTAGTGCTGTTTTAATCGAAAATGGTATTTATAAAGGCTATGCTTTTTATGATTTAAACTATCAAATTACCAACATCGAAATCCTAAAAAACATTCTTATCCCGATGCAAAACAATCGCGATGTAAAAAACATAATTCAAAATTACATGCGCAAAAGCAGGTCAATCAAAATTCTACATTTTTAA
- a CDS encoding acyl-[acyl-carrier-protein] thioesterase → MPISPNFTSVLSKDWEINFTQCTPNGFLKYTDLCNILQLTAAAHSEVGGISFFDMQEFHQAWVLSRMRVEISALPKWQDIVTVKTWINSLENSRSVRALEMYVNGKKIVGCETYWAVFNTQLRRPEALALPYEHFELFPNNRATTEGFSKININHEKEAVFEKIVYLSDLDIVNHVNNVKYLEWCLDHVDSKRILKQEVKSFEMNFMKELSLKDNVVIHESEDDDHTTATFSITKGEKTCFALELHWE, encoded by the coding sequence ATGCCAATATCACCAAATTTTACATCAGTTTTAAGCAAAGACTGGGAAATCAATTTCACACAATGCACACCAAACGGTTTTTTAAAATATACTGATTTGTGTAATATTCTGCAATTAACTGCGGCTGCGCATTCTGAAGTTGGAGGCATCAGTTTTTTTGACATGCAGGAATTCCACCAGGCATGGGTTTTAAGCAGAATGCGTGTTGAAATTAGCGCTTTACCAAAATGGCAAGATATTGTTACTGTAAAAACATGGATTAACAGTTTAGAAAATTCACGTTCTGTTCGTGCATTAGAGATGTATGTGAACGGAAAGAAAATTGTAGGTTGCGAAACATACTGGGCTGTTTTTAACACACAATTACGCCGTCCGGAAGCTTTGGCTTTACCTTATGAACATTTTGAATTATTTCCGAATAACAGAGCAACAACAGAAGGTTTTTCTAAAATCAATATCAATCATGAAAAAGAAGCCGTTTTTGAAAAAATAGTTTATTTATCAGATCTGGATATCGTTAATCACGTGAATAATGTCAAATATTTGGAATGGTGCCTGGATCATGTTGATTCCAAAAGAATTCTAAAACAAGAAGTTAAAAGCTTTGAAATGAATTTCATGAAAGAACTTTCATTAAAAGATAATGTCGTTATTCACGAAAGTGAAGACGATGATCATACTACTGCAACATTCAGCATTACAAAAGGTGAAAAGACGTGTTTTGCTTTAGAATTGCATTGGGAATAA
- the coaE gene encoding dephospho-CoA kinase (Dephospho-CoA kinase (CoaE) performs the final step in coenzyme A biosynthesis.): MTKVIGLTGGIGSGKTTIANYFAEMGVPVYIADNGSRAVMQLDPVIKEVKNVFGEIVFENDILNRGKLAEIVFNDKEKLAKLNAIVHPAVKKDFEVWLLRHKNYEYVIYEAAILFESGRYKECDFIITVTAPEEIRIDRVLKRDNTTRSQVLSRMQMQWKDEDRISKSNFVINNVNLKIAKEEVVKILKILDIKQNQS, translated from the coding sequence ATGACAAAAGTTATCGGTTTAACAGGGGGTATTGGAAGTGGAAAAACAACCATTGCTAATTATTTTGCAGAAATGGGTGTTCCTGTTTATATAGCTGATAATGGTTCAAGAGCTGTAATGCAATTAGATCCTGTTATAAAAGAAGTGAAAAATGTATTTGGAGAAATTGTTTTTGAAAATGATATTTTAAACAGAGGTAAACTTGCAGAAATTGTCTTTAATGATAAAGAAAAGTTGGCAAAATTAAATGCGATAGTACACCCAGCTGTAAAAAAAGATTTTGAGGTATGGTTATTGCGGCACAAAAATTATGAATATGTAATTTATGAGGCTGCTATTTTGTTTGAAAGTGGACGATATAAAGAATGTGATTTCATAATAACAGTTACCGCACCTGAAGAAATTAGAATTGATAGGGTCTTAAAGCGGGATAATACTACTCGCTCGCAAGTTTTAAGCAGAATGCAAATGCAATGGAAGGATGAAGATCGAATTTCCAAGAGCAATTTTGTTATTAATAACGTAAATCTTAAAATTGCTAAAGAAGAAGTTGTTAAAATTCTTAAAATTTTAGATATTAAACAAAATCAGTCTTAA
- a CDS encoding response regulator transcription factor translates to MENNNKRILLVEDDLNFGAVLKDYLMLNDFEVTLAKNGMEGFEKFKKDVYDLCILDVMMPYKDGYTLAKEIREKNSEVPIIFLTAKSMKEDVLKGYKAGADDYLNKPFDSEVLLMKIKAIIQRKSADTKAEQVQFEFNIGKFHLNSKLRFLTFENDEPIKLSPKENELLKMLILHENDLMPRELALTKIWRDDNYFTSRSMDVYIAKLRKYLKSDEDVEILNIHGEGFRLVVKSKVTE, encoded by the coding sequence ATGGAAAATAATAACAAAAGAATACTTTTAGTAGAAGATGACCTTAATTTCGGGGCAGTTCTTAAAGATTATCTAATGTTAAATGACTTTGAAGTTACTTTAGCTAAAAACGGTATGGAAGGTTTCGAAAAATTCAAGAAAGATGTATATGATTTATGTATTCTTGACGTAATGATGCCTTATAAAGATGGTTATACTTTAGCCAAAGAAATTAGAGAAAAGAATAGCGAAGTGCCTATTATCTTCTTAACTGCTAAATCTATGAAAGAGGATGTATTAAAAGGTTATAAAGCAGGAGCTGATGATTATTTGAATAAGCCTTTTGATTCAGAAGTTTTATTGATGAAAATCAAAGCTATTATTCAAAGAAAATCTGCCGATACAAAAGCAGAACAAGTACAGTTTGAGTTTAATATTGGTAAATTCCACCTTAATTCTAAACTTAGATTTTTAACTTTCGAAAATGATGAGCCAATAAAATTATCTCCAAAAGAGAATGAATTGCTTAAAATGTTGATTCTTCATGAAAATGATTTAATGCCAAGAGAATTAGCTTTAACAAAAATTTGGAGAGATGACAACTATTTTACTTCAAGAAGTATGGACGTTTACATCGCTAAACTTAGAAAATATCTAAAATCTGATGAAGATGTTGAGATTCTTAATATTCACGGTGAAGGTTTTAGATTAGTTGTAAAAAGCAAGGTAACCGAATAA
- a CDS encoding M48 family metallopeptidase, giving the protein MKTIDKYLFQALDNYPYSLEETIESLDYAFSYDAKNTMVLCLYGRIQAEQLWNYEEAKNYFQEALSINIHALEVYPYYLHVLILNEDYEEAQKLIDFALTIKGINKSEIFVKKAILLEAQQEFKKALKEIKNAKLTTLQFAFDSDITEVEKRIKGKIELLEKKKKPKESKKDSKKKSK; this is encoded by the coding sequence ATGAAAACAATTGATAAATACCTTTTTCAGGCTTTGGATAATTATCCGTACTCTCTTGAAGAAACGATTGAATCCTTAGATTATGCTTTTTCTTATGATGCAAAAAATACAATGGTTTTGTGTTTGTATGGAAGAATTCAGGCAGAGCAATTATGGAATTATGAAGAAGCTAAAAACTATTTTCAAGAAGCTTTATCCATTAATATTCATGCACTTGAAGTATATCCTTATTATTTGCATGTTTTGATTTTGAATGAAGATTACGAAGAAGCACAAAAATTGATCGATTTCGCTTTAACTATAAAAGGAATAAATAAATCTGAAATTTTTGTAAAGAAAGCGATTCTTCTTGAAGCTCAGCAGGAGTTTAAAAAGGCCTTAAAGGAAATTAAAAATGCTAAACTTACAACCTTACAGTTTGCTTTTGATTCTGATATTACAGAAGTAGAGAAAAGAATTAAAGGCAAAATTGAGTTGCTTGAAAAGAAAAAGAAGCCGAAGGAATCAAAGAAAGATTCAAAAAAGAAATCAAAATGA